The proteins below come from a single Gossypium raimondii isolate GPD5lz chromosome 2, ASM2569854v1, whole genome shotgun sequence genomic window:
- the LOC105788227 gene encoding receptor-like protein 53 isoform X1 has translation MEKESELIRRCIEAACQSKESVEKWRRQRRTLERLPSHLSQSLLRNLLRRGLLFPSLLEVFKYSVEEIDLRGENSVDAEWMAYLGAFRYLRSLNLGDCHRINNSAVWSIVGMTSLKEVDLSRCMKVTDAGVKHLISISTLEKLWISETGVTANGVALLASLKNLSVLDLGGLPVTDSALNSLQALTKLRYLDLWGSKISNQGALVLQRFPKLSFLNLAWTNVTRFPNLSALECLNMSNCTIDSILEGNGDKAPLLKLVCAGATFMNEAEAFLYIKTSSLSLLDVSKSSLSRFGVLADMKMLEHLDLSSGTMGDDSVEMIVCIGANLKNLNLSSTRVSSVGIGILVGHVPKLENLSLSHTAIDDVALSYIGLMPSLKVIDLSNTNIKGFFLQLGTESHVDSTLTALQNLSYLESLNLEHTQVRDPDLHPLLSCKNLSHLSLKCASLTDATLHLLSSLPKLTTLHVRDAVLTTNGLDAFSPPTTLRVLDLMGCWLLTEDAISQFLKKHPQVEIRHEIVQNLSTEHQTISNRLSTSQQSLKGPQRNKKQGNLPMPEFFVDQRLKYNREELLALQFSPLSLQSPHDAGGVTPNV, from the exons atggagaaagagAGCGAGTTGATTCGGCGATGTATAGAAGCAGCTTGCCAAAGCAAAGAGAGCGTGGAGAAATGGCGGAGACAAAGAAGAACTCTGGAGCGATTGCCTTCTCACCTTTCTCAGTCTCTGCTTCGGAACCTCCTCCGTCGTGGCCTTCTCTTCCCTTCCTTGCTCGA AGTGTTCAAATATAGTGTGGAGGAGATAGATCTTAGAGGAGAGAATTCTGTTGATGCGGAATGGATGGCGTATTTAGGCGCATTTCGTTATCTACGATCACTTAATCTCGGTGATTGTCACAGAATTAATAATTCTGCTGTTTGGTCTATAGTAG GGATGACTAGTCTAAAGGAGGTGGACCTTTCGCGATGCATGAAGGTTACTGATGCTGGCGTTAAACATCTTATATCCATTTCAACTTTGGAAAAGTTATGGATTTCAGAGACCGGGGTAACTGCGAATGGGGTTGCGCTGCTTGCATCACTTAAGAATTTGTCTGTATTAGACTTGGGTGGTTTGCCTGTTACAGATTCCGCATTGAATTCTCTTCAG GCATTGACAAAGCTACGGTACCTTGATCTTTGGGGGAGTAAAATATCTAACCAAGGGGCTTTGGTCCTTCAAAGGTTCCCCAAACTGAGCTTCCTCAATCTTGCTTGGACCAATGTTACACGCTTTCCAAATTTGTCTGCTCTTGAATGTTTGAATATGAGTAATTGTACCATTGATTCTATCCTTGAAGGCAATGGTGATAAAGCTCCTTTGCTGAAACTTGTTTGTGCCGGAGCAACTTTTATGAATGAGGCTGAGGCCTTTTTATATATCAAGACAAGTTCCTTATCTTTGTTGGATGTATCCAAATCTTCCCTTAGCCGGTTTGGCGTTTTAGCTGATATGAAAATGCTTGAACATTTGGATCTCAGCTCTGGCACCATGGGGGATGATTCTGTTGAAATGATTGTATGTATTGGAGCCAATCTGAAAAATCTAAATCTAAGCAGCACAAGAGTCAGCTCTGTCGGAATTGGGATTTTAGTCGGACATGttcccaaacttgaaaatttatctttatctcACACAGCAATCGATGATGTTGCCTTGTCATATATCGGCTTGATGCCTTCACTTAAGGTTATCGACTTAAGCAACACAAACATTAAAG GTTTTTTTCTCCAGCTAGGCACTGAGTCGCATGTGGATAGCACACTAACAGCACTTCAAAATCTTAGTTATCTGGAGAGCTTAAACTTGGAGCATACACAAGTTAGGGATCCGGATTTGCACCCTTTATTGAGTTGCAAAAACCTGAGCCATTTGTCTCTCAAATGTGCGTCTCTTACAGATGCCACTTTGCATCTCCTTTCGTCTCTCCCAAAGCTGACAACACTTCATGTCCGTGATGCTGTATTAACAACTAATGGTCTGGACGCATTTAGCCCACCAACAACACTGAGAGTACTGGACCTGATGGGTTGTTGGCTTTTAACTGAAGATGCTATCTCACAATTCTTAAAGAAACATCCTCAAGTTGAGATACGACACGAAATTGTTCAAAACCTTTCAACAGAGCATCAAACAATTTCGAACCGCCTATCCACATCACAACAATCTTTGAAGGGACCTCAAAGGAACAAAAAGCAGGGAAATCTGCCTATGCCTGAGTTTTTTGTTG ATCAAAGATTGAAATATAACAGAGAGGAGCTACTTGCGCTACAGTTTTCACCTCTATCCCTTCAATCTCCCCATGATGCAGGTGGTGTCACACCCAATGTATAA
- the LOC105788227 gene encoding receptor-like protein 53 isoform X2 has protein sequence MEKESELIRRCIEAACQSKESVEKWRRQRRTLERLPSHLSQSLLRNLLRRGLLFPSLLEVFKYSVEEIDLRGENSVDAEWMAYLGAFRYLRSLNLGDCHRINNSAVWSIVGMTSLKEVDLSRCMKVTDAGVKHLISISTLEKLWISETGVTANGVALLASLKNLSVLDLGGLPVTDSALNSLQALTKLRYLDLWGSKISNQGALVLQRFPKLSFLNLAWTNVTRFPNLSALECLNMSNCTIDSILEGNGDKAPLLKLVCAGATFMNEAEAFLYIKTSSLSLLDVSKSSLSRFGVLADMKMLEHLDLSSGTMGDDSVEMIVCIGANLKNLNLSSTRVSSVGIGILVGHVPKLENLSLSHTAIDDVALSYIGLMPSLKVIDLSNTNIKGFFLQLGTESHVDSTLTALQNLSYLESLNLEHTQVRDPDLHPLLSCKNLSHLSLKCASLTDATLHLLSSLPKLTTLHVRDAVLTTNGLDAFSPPTTLRVLDLMGCWLLTEDAISQFLKKHPQVEIRHEIVQNLSTEHQTISNRLSTSQQSLKGPQRNKKQGNLPMPEFFVGGVTPNV, from the exons atggagaaagagAGCGAGTTGATTCGGCGATGTATAGAAGCAGCTTGCCAAAGCAAAGAGAGCGTGGAGAAATGGCGGAGACAAAGAAGAACTCTGGAGCGATTGCCTTCTCACCTTTCTCAGTCTCTGCTTCGGAACCTCCTCCGTCGTGGCCTTCTCTTCCCTTCCTTGCTCGA AGTGTTCAAATATAGTGTGGAGGAGATAGATCTTAGAGGAGAGAATTCTGTTGATGCGGAATGGATGGCGTATTTAGGCGCATTTCGTTATCTACGATCACTTAATCTCGGTGATTGTCACAGAATTAATAATTCTGCTGTTTGGTCTATAGTAG GGATGACTAGTCTAAAGGAGGTGGACCTTTCGCGATGCATGAAGGTTACTGATGCTGGCGTTAAACATCTTATATCCATTTCAACTTTGGAAAAGTTATGGATTTCAGAGACCGGGGTAACTGCGAATGGGGTTGCGCTGCTTGCATCACTTAAGAATTTGTCTGTATTAGACTTGGGTGGTTTGCCTGTTACAGATTCCGCATTGAATTCTCTTCAG GCATTGACAAAGCTACGGTACCTTGATCTTTGGGGGAGTAAAATATCTAACCAAGGGGCTTTGGTCCTTCAAAGGTTCCCCAAACTGAGCTTCCTCAATCTTGCTTGGACCAATGTTACACGCTTTCCAAATTTGTCTGCTCTTGAATGTTTGAATATGAGTAATTGTACCATTGATTCTATCCTTGAAGGCAATGGTGATAAAGCTCCTTTGCTGAAACTTGTTTGTGCCGGAGCAACTTTTATGAATGAGGCTGAGGCCTTTTTATATATCAAGACAAGTTCCTTATCTTTGTTGGATGTATCCAAATCTTCCCTTAGCCGGTTTGGCGTTTTAGCTGATATGAAAATGCTTGAACATTTGGATCTCAGCTCTGGCACCATGGGGGATGATTCTGTTGAAATGATTGTATGTATTGGAGCCAATCTGAAAAATCTAAATCTAAGCAGCACAAGAGTCAGCTCTGTCGGAATTGGGATTTTAGTCGGACATGttcccaaacttgaaaatttatctttatctcACACAGCAATCGATGATGTTGCCTTGTCATATATCGGCTTGATGCCTTCACTTAAGGTTATCGACTTAAGCAACACAAACATTAAAG GTTTTTTTCTCCAGCTAGGCACTGAGTCGCATGTGGATAGCACACTAACAGCACTTCAAAATCTTAGTTATCTGGAGAGCTTAAACTTGGAGCATACACAAGTTAGGGATCCGGATTTGCACCCTTTATTGAGTTGCAAAAACCTGAGCCATTTGTCTCTCAAATGTGCGTCTCTTACAGATGCCACTTTGCATCTCCTTTCGTCTCTCCCAAAGCTGACAACACTTCATGTCCGTGATGCTGTATTAACAACTAATGGTCTGGACGCATTTAGCCCACCAACAACACTGAGAGTACTGGACCTGATGGGTTGTTGGCTTTTAACTGAAGATGCTATCTCACAATTCTTAAAGAAACATCCTCAAGTTGAGATACGACACGAAATTGTTCAAAACCTTTCAACAGAGCATCAAACAATTTCGAACCGCCTATCCACATCACAACAATCTTTGAAGGGACCTCAAAGGAACAAAAAGCAGGGAAATCTGCCTATGCCTGAGTTTTTTGTTG GTGGTGTCACACCCAATGTATAA